A genomic stretch from Alosa sapidissima isolate fAloSap1 chromosome 3, fAloSap1.pri, whole genome shotgun sequence includes:
- the LOC121705508 gene encoding amyloid beta A4 precursor protein-binding family B member 1-interacting protein-like, which yields MLGPDEPHVAEVVDLPTIPHEPQREGVCGWSRPAPEGLPAPAAPDVPDEAEREMEHLPPPSYRSLLLDLPPPYPQAFQPAMAGFGQQEAPPSYSEVLFAHNRPQHLSVPGRPIPSAPPAGPRVQLPYLQTPTVLRTRF from the exons ATGCTGGGACCAGACGAGCCGCATGTAGCTGAGGTGGTGGATCTGCCTACCAT ACCTCATGAGCCTCAGCGTGAGGGTGTCTGTGGCTGGTCGCGGCCTGCTCCGGAGGGTCTGCCTGCTCCGGCGGCTCCAGATGTGCCTGACGAGgccgagagagagatggagcatcTTCCTCCACCGTCATACCGCTCTCTCCTTCTCGATCTGCCCCCTCCCTATCCACAG GCCTTTCAGCCTGCAATGGCAGGCTTTGGCCAACAGGAGGCACCACCTTCCTATTCAGAGGTCCTTTTCGCCCATAACCGACCACAACACTTGTCAGTGCCAGGCCGTCCCATACCATCAGCCCCCCCTGCTGGCCCGCGAGTGCAACTGCCCTACCTCCAAACACCCACTGTACTACGCACCAGGTTCTAG